AAGAAAAAATTTTCTTCAACCATACCTCTCCTTTAATCAACCTGGTTTTCAGGTCAAGATATTCACGATAAAAATTCTGATGGATTCAAGCCAAGCTCTCTGCAAATATCTGCTACTGCCTGTTTTTCTGAAGGATCAAAGTTTCCATCTGCAAAACCGATTGCGACACAGTAACGCACAACAAGCCTTCCCACTTCAGGTTTGCTTCTTACATTTCCAAGAGCTCTCATTGCTTCTGCGTGCCCAGTCATCCAATCTCTTTCAAGATTCATCACAAAATGGTTAAAACGCTGATTCACTTTCGCTGTATCAAACACACGCAGTTCCTGGCTATTATTAAAAAACTCGTTTACCTTTTGCCGCTCTGCTGAAGAAATATGCCCATCTGCCAAACTTACCAATGCACATCCTGCTACAATCGCATCCATAACATCCTGGCTTTTAAAGCGCTGCAGCAGCTCTTGTGCATTCCGCTTCTGCTCATTCGCCCATGCTGCAAAATCCTTCTGATCCGGAGACCATTTGTATGTGCACTGATTACAATTGAATTGAACCTTGCCGCCGCCGATAAATCCCCCCAGCAATCCGACCGGTCCAAGGACGAGCCCGCCTAATGCTGCTTTACCGATTCCAAAGCCTTTCTTGCCGGCTGACACATTTTGGGATTGGCATCTTGGACAAGAAGTGGTCCTGCCTGCAGTTTGAACCTGACCTCCTGCGTAGGAAGATAGCTGATTCATTCCGTAGCCCTGTGCTCCATTATATGTCTGTGCAGATGGATTCCCCTGCTGGTATGGATTTGAACTGATACCCGGTGTCTCTTGATAAACGCCGGAAGAATAGCCTCTGTTTTGGCTAAAATCATTCTGCTGCTGGTAGCTCTGCTGGATTGATCCCTGCGGCGGATGGTTCGGCTGTATGTATTCTGATCCTTGAGGATGGTTCTGAGTAGCCGGTTCATCATCTACGGTCACTCCAAAATTTCTGCATAGCGCTGATAGCCCGCCGCCAAATCCGCTTCCAATTGCATTGAATTTCCATTCATTTTGATGTCTGTAAAGCTCAGCTGCAACGATCGCTGTTTCCACTGAGAACTCATGGCCAAGCTGATAGCGGATGAACTCCATCCCTGTATCTTCACTGAAAATGCGGACATAGGCATTAGAAATCTGACCAAAGTTCTGTCTTTTTTCAGCAGCGTCATGAATCGTTATCGTAAATGCTATTTTTTGAAAATTATGCGGGACGCGGTTTAGATCGATACGGATTAGTTCATCATCCTGCATTCCTGCGCCAGTCCGGTTATCTCCGCAATAAAGAACGGAGCCAGACGCACCGTTTGGATTATTATAAAAAATAAAGTCGTTATCTGAAGGGACCTTTCCATTTTCCCCAAGCAGAAAGACTGATGCATCTAAATCAAATGCAGAGCCCCCCATCTGATTAATGTCCCATCCTAAACCGACTGCGATTTTAGAAAGACCAGGGTTTGTCTTAGTTAAATCCACTTTCTGCCCTTTTCTCAAGCTTACACCCACAGATACCTCTCCCTTTCTTCATAACGAATATTCTCCCTACCATTCTACCATTATTTCATTCCATCCCCAAATTATTACAATAGACCCAAACAAAAAAACCAGCATGCAGTCTGCTGGTTCAGTAATCCGTTATTTATGAGAAAAAGGGCATTTCCCCCTAATCGGTTCAATATCATCTCCAATGAAATACTGTTTCCACTCATTATGATCGACATCACCGTAATGGCTAATGTCAGGATGTGTCGGAAGCTGATCCCACTTCTCTACTCTTTCTCTCACCTTTTCCCTGGACATGATGCCTCCCTTTTCCGTTCCTTCAAGACCTTCAAAGATCATTCTTGGCTGAAAACCCAATACGAGGCTGTTTCCAAGGTGCCTCGTTTTCCGCTGCTTGTAAGCAGGCGCATTTCCAAAAATGAAAAATGGCTCTCCATTAAAATGAAAATCCCATAAATGATGATCTGGATCCTTAGGTGCATCCACCGGCCATGGCTTCGGATCCTGTTCATGAAGGTACTGCAAAATGTCCCAAAAACGTTTCCTGTATAAATCAAGTTCCCCTTCCTCTGTTTCAGGTTCCATAAAAACAAATAGACCGTGGCGTGTATAAGGTGGTTCTTTAAAGAGGGTCAAAAACTGCTCAACGGCCTTAGGAAGGTTTGACCAATCCTCTCTTGTTATGTATGCATACCGCAGTTCTCCCTTTTTTTCGGCTTTCATTCCGAAATAGCAAGGAAAAGTTGCGTCTGTAACTACGCCATGAAAGGTTTGATATTCATCGATCACCCATTGAGGCACAACTTCGGGATTCGTCATATCCTCCTTAGTCAAAAGAAAAGATGAAATAGTCTGCATGATAAGCCTCCTTTAAAATACTCCATATACCATTCCCTGTTAAGAAAAAAGAGAAACAATGAATGCGTTCCGATTGCGTAAAGACTTTCTGTTGTGGCATCCTGTAAAAAAACAAGTTGAAGGAAATGAACCATTTATGAAACTTAGCATACTCGACCAGGTTCCGGTTTCTAAAAACATGAGCGTTACCGAAACATTTCAGCAGACAGCTGAGCTTGCTCAGCATGCAGAATTCCTCGGATACACCAGATACTGGTTTGCGGAACATCACGGGACAAGGGGACTTGCCAGCACTTCTCCAGAAATTCTGATGTCGTATATCGCTTCCATAACCTCAAGGATCAGAGTGGGCTCAGGCGGCGTGCTTCTTCCTCAATACAGTCCCTACAAAGCAGCAGAAAACTTCCGGCAGCTTGAAGCTGTATTCCCCGGAAGAATTGATCTTGGCGTCGGCCGCTCACCCGGAGGCACACGAAAGGTTAGAGAGGCGCTTTTGGATGGTGCGGCAAGAGACTTGAGTGAATTTCCAAGGCAGCTGAAGGATCTTATTTATTATATAACCGATTCATTACCATCAGACCATCCATTCCATGGAATCAAGGCTGCTCCTCTTCCCGAATCCATCCCTCCGGTTTGGATTCTGGGACTGGGGGAAAACAGTGCACGGCAAACAGCAGAGCTTGGTTTGAATTATGTGTTCGGCCATTTTATTAAGCCGGATAGAGGACGGGAAGCTTTCCGGGATTATCGGAAACATTTTGTCCCTTCTCTATTTTCCGCATCCCCTCAGTCTCTGGCAGCCGTTTTCGTCATTTGCGGGAAAGACGATGATCACGCCGAGGAACTTGCATATAGTCAGGATTTATGGCTTCTCCGAGTAGAAAAAGGACTCGACAGCCGGGTACCAAGCATTGAAGAAGCCAAGTCAGTGGTTCGATCTGCGGCAGACCGTGAAAGAATGGCAATCAATCGAAAGAGAATGATCATTGGCGGACCTGATAAGGTGAAGAAAGCAATGAACGAGTTATCCGATCAGTACGAAACGGATGAAATCATGATTTTGACGAATGTCTATTCTTTTGACCAGAAAAAGCACTCCTTTTCAAGACTTGCAGAGCTATTTTTATAATGAGTAACGCGCATGCAGATTAAATCAGGTGACATACTAACCCTAAAATGTAAAACCTTGATGCGGGTTTCAATTCCTTTTTAAATGGATCGACTAAGGAATCGCTTAGGCGGGGAGTTTTCTGTGTGCTGAAGAAAATCATAATCATTCTATTCTTATCTGCCGCCGCTTTAACCGGCATTGCCTATACAGCCGTAAACGATGTGAAATCAGGGGCAGAATCCTATAATAGGCAGCATCCGATTCTCGCGTCTCCTATTTCAACCGGAGATGCGAGTCTTTTTACTGACGGAAAAACCCTGATTCGTTCTCTTTATAAAGACATTGAGGAGGCGCAGAGCTTTATTTATATCCACTTCTTTATCATCCGGGATGATGCCGTAAGCAAAGAATTTTTTGCTCTTCTTCAAAAAAAAGCGGAGCAAGGTGTTGATGTGAAACTTTCAGTTGATGCAATCGGCGGAAATGACATCACAAAATTGATGATCCGAGAACTTGAAAAAAGCGGCGCGCAGTTTGCCAATAGCAGGCCGCTTTCCTACCAGCATTTTTTTTATCGCTTAAATCACCGCAATCACCGTAAAATCGCTGTAATCGATGGAAGGTTATCGTATATTGGCGGATTTAATATCGGGGAAGAGTATCTTGGAAATGATCCAAGGTTTGGGTATTGGAGAGATTATCACGTTCGGCTGACGGGCTCTGGCTCTGAAGAAATAACAAAACAGTTTTTAAAAGACTGGAAGGAAGACACGGGAAAAACCATTCAGCCTCCCATCTCAAAAACCCATAGTACAGGCTCTGACCGCTACCAATTTGTTTTCTCAACTGGTGATGATCTGGAAAAGAAATTAATAGGCATGATCCATAATGCCAAAAGCAGCATTATGATTGCTACTCCCTATTTTATACCAACTGATGAGCTGATGAAGTCCTTGCTCGCCTCATTAAAACGAGGGGTTAAGATTGAACTGCTGATACCTGATAAGCCTGACTACTGGTATACGAAACCGCCAAGCTATCCAAGAACGAAGAAGCTTCTCGAAAATGGGGCTGTCATCTATTTATACCGCAAAGGATTTTTTCACGGAAAAGTCATGGTTATTGATGATTATGTGGCGGACATCGGCACAGCCAACTGGGATAAACGGAGCCTTTTTATAAATGATGAAGCGAACTGTTTCTTCTATTCCAAATCATTTATTGCAGAAACAAAAAAGGAGCTGCGAAAGGATTTCTCCTCAAGCCGCATCCTTACAGAAGACATGTATGATCAAATACCGTTCTGGGAAAAAATGCTTGAACGTACCCCTGAATGGATTTACGAGCTATTTTAAGTTTTCATCTTTAATATATTTTTCCTCTTCTTCAGAAGACAGCAGACGGGTTGCCTTTCCAATGGTCCCTCCCTGGATAGTCCAAATGGAGTTGTGATCCAATACAGCATGAGAGAAATCACCGGATTCCCAGCGCGACAAAATATCTTTATAAACATCTGCATGCTCCAGCTCGGTATAATGTTTATCTAAAAGGTCAGCTAAAGTTCCAATTCGATTTTCTGTAATTTTAATGGCTCCCCATTTTTCATTATTATGAGCAGCTATTTTTTGATGGGACATGTAATGAAGGACCTGCTGAAATGCGGCATCATCCCATTCCCTGCTAGCCGAAAAATAATGGAAAGCTGAACCCTTTTGATCGGTTGCTGCTTTTGCATGCTGCTCCTGATTTTGAACAGGCTCCCCGTACAAATAAAAGAATAAAGTCCCTGCTAAACCTAGTGATGCTGCCGAAATCGCAATGATGGACAGCCTTCCTTTAGCGGCTCTTTTTTCGGTCCTTTTTTCAGGCATGAAAACCCCTCCCTCAATCCTGATTGTACCACTTTTTCCATGTTTTATGTAAATGAATGGGAGGGTTTCAATTATTATGGTTTAAGTAAAATTTTACCGGTGCTTTTGCGGCTCTCAAGAAGTCTATGAGCATCTGCACCTTTTTCCATTGGAAATGAAAGCGGAGGCTGAATGCGGATATGCCCATCTAGTATCCAATTAAAGAGCTCTGAGGAACGATTTACGCGTTCTTCTTTTGAAGTGAGGACATTCCATAAATCTCCGCCTGTCAGGGTCTTGGATTGATCCATCAGCATCCTCGGATCAACAGGAAGAGGATCACCGCCGGCCATTCCATAAAAAATGACCGTCCCGCCAATTCGGATGGCAGCGAAACTTTCATTTAGGGTGGAGCCGACAGACTCATATACGGCATCTGCACCTATTCCATTTGTATAGGCCATCGTTTTCTCCGTCCAATTTTCATGATATAGAAATACTTCATCTGCCCCTGCTTTTAACGCGGCCTCTCTTTTTTCTGCAGAAGAGGTTAAGCCAATCACTTTTCCACCCATCATTTTAATGATTTGAACCAAAATTTGGCCGACACCGCCGGCTGCAGCATGAACGAGAATTACATCCCCCTCTTTTACCTGATAGCTGTCTCTCGTTAAGTATTGTGCGGTCAATCCCTGCAAAAGGACAGATGCGGCTGTGTCGGATGTGATACCGTCATGGATCGGGATCGCCTTATCAACAGGGACCGCAACATATTCGGCATTTGCATAAGGAACATCTGCAAACGCAATTCTGTCACCCGGTTTGATTCCGGAATGATTCCCTGCATCCTCAACAATACCCGCTCCCTCATAACCGAGAATGTAAGGCGGCTTGCCTGCCAAATGATAATTCCCTTTTCTTCTATACACATCTGCAAAGTTTAAGCCAGCAGCTTCAATGCGGACCAAAATTTCATCGGTCTCTAAAACAGGCTTGTCAATCTCTTTATACGTTAATACCTCTGGTCCTCCAAATTCTTCGAACACTAATGCTTTCATGCCAAATCTCCTTATTTTTTATTCTCACGGATGACCACACTTCCGCCTGTTCCCGTAATCACTACATTCGGGTGTGCAAGGAAAAGCCCGTGCTCCACAACGCCAGTAAATTGTTTTAGCCTTTCAGCCAGCTTTCCTGGCTCTGCAATCTCATCCAAATGCAAATCATATATGACATTTCCGCTATCTGTATAAAATGTCTCTCCAGTCTTGGTTTTGCGCAGGATCGGATGTAAATGTTCCTTTTCAAGAAGCCGTCCCGTATGGTTTGAACCAAACGATAGGACTTCAACAGGCAGAGGGAATTTCCCCAGCTTTTGTACCAATTTCGTGTGGCCCGCCACCCAAATGATTTTATCCGAAGCATTTGCTACAAGCTTTTCACGGAGAAGAGCGCCTCCTCCCCCTTTAATCCCATTGAATTTAGGATCAATTTCATCAGCGCCGTCAATTGTCAGATCAATTTTTTCTGTGTCATTCAAATCGATTAAAGGGATGTGCATGCTGTTAGCAATCCTCGCAGTGGCAGTGGAAGTAGCGACACCTTTAAGTGTCATTCCCTGTTCAATAAATTCACCGATTTTCGCCAATGCATAATATACTGTACTGCCTGTCCCTAATCCAATCGTCATTCCGTCTTTTATGAAGCCTGCAGCATATTCACCTGCTTGTTTTTTCTCATTCATGCCATACACCAGCCCCACTATAAAGCGTCCATATTCAAAAAGTAAAGACAGCTTCGTTATTTAGTAATTGATCTGTTTTAATTGAGCAAGAATTTCAGAAGGCTCAGCCCGATCTTTGTAATCGGCTTTCGTATATTCATAGATAATGTTTCCGTTTTGGTCGGCAATGAAGGTAGCGGATACAGGAATACTCCAGGATTCATCTCCATTGTGTCCGGGAATATCCAATCCCTTTTCCTTATAAATTTCAATTAAATACTCGGGCATACGGTAAACAAGATTAAAATCCTGTGCCGTCCTATTTCCTTGATCACTTAAAACATGAAAGGACAGGTCATTTTTTTCTTTCGTGCTGAGTGATGCATCAGGACTTTCCGGACTGATGGCTACAAGCTCAGCTCCCGCTTCATGAATTTCATCCAAAATGGATTGATAAGCTTTAAGCTCCATATTGCAATATGGACACCATCCGCCTCTGTAAAATGTGATAACAGCAGGTCCTTTTTTCAGGATATCCGTTATACTGATTTCCTTGCCATTCGCATCCGGCAGAACGAAATCAGGAATTTGATCACCAACCTGAAGGCCCTTTCCTTCTTGAGAATTCTCAAGCTCCCGAATCGCTTGCTCCATTTTCTCCCGTGTTTCTTTAGGAGTATTTTTCTTGAACTGCTCCAAATATTCTTTAAAGTCTTCACGCAACTGTACTTCAGCCATTTCAAATCCTCCTTCATCTCCTTAAACTTGAAACCATCGTATCAAGTTTTGGCCAGACTTGCTCCTTATATGCTTAACTGGACGATGATAACAAATCCTTCCTGCTGAAAAGCTGGCTCAAAACCGCAGAAAGTTCATCAGAGTTGAGTGTAAAGTCGGATTGATAAAGAGTGGACCTCAGCCTGAAGCCGTCAAGCAGCAGCATATACAACTCCGCCGCCTTCGAAGGATTGAGCTCAATTGGGATTGTCCCATTTTGCTGACCGGAACGAATCCATAGCAATGCGAATTGATAGAGACTGTCATAAAAATCATCAAGGGCATCCCGTGCAGTTTGATGATCTGTGCGAGAAACCAAATAGACAAAAATCTTTCCGATAATCTGTTCTGCATCTTCCATTACCCTGATCTGTTCCGCCAATACGTCTGCTGGATCCAGCATTGATTTTTGGCCTTCAGACAGCTTGTAAAAAAAACGGTCATTGCTTTCTGCCAAAAGATTTTGCAGAACCTTTGCCATCAAATCGTCTTTGCTTGACACGTAATGATAAATTGCACCTTTTGACAGGCCTGTTATCTTCATTAATTCAGCAAATGTTGTCTGAGGGCACCCTTTTTCTGCAATAAGCTGTTTAGCCGATTCTGTAATCTTTTGCTCTGATCGAATACGTCTCGCAAGCTGTTTCATGACATCCCTCCCCTCATTATTATAAAAACCGACCAGCGGTCTGTAAATATGACACCATAATATTACCCGATCCAAGAAGGATCGGGCTAGTGTTAATCATCATCATTAATAAATCGCTTTAATGTGAGAGGTTCAGCAAGTATTTTTTTAGCTGCTGCGAAAAAATTCTGGAAGTGGTCAGATTGATTGTGAACGTCTATGGCGTGCTGATCCTTCCATTGCTCGAGCATCACAAATTGATTGGAATTGCCTGTTTCTTCATATAGGCGGTAACTGACATTTCCCTCTTCTTCTCTTGTATGTTCAATTACCTGCTGTACTTTTTCAAGAAACTCTTCCCGGTACCCCGGTTTTACATTCATATAAGCTGTAATGCTGATCATTGCGGCCCCTCCTCTTAATTACGCAAACTATTTTAGATTATTCGTGTAACATCACACTTGGATTTAATGGAGATGATGTCGTTTATTTGCTTCAGTTTTTGTCACAGAACGTTCGGTTTATCATGAATAGAGAATTTGATATGCTGTTGGTAGACAGACTAGAAATCAAAAAAGACGAAACCTTTATGATCACTGCCTCGTATACATCATATCGAATGAAAATGGAGAGGTTGACAATATGCTATTAAGAAAATGGATGTCCCGTCTTGGGATTGGCGCAGCTAAAATTGATTTAGTACTAGACAGCGAAATCTATAAACAGGGTGACGTCATTAATGGGCGCTACGATATTTATGGGGGAACCATTGAACAAAAATTAAAAAGAATTGAATCCGATCTTGTTCAAACCCTTAATGGAAAAGAAACTCATATCCTAAACAACTGTATATACACTGCTTCCACAGTGATGGCAGAAGAGAATAGGGCCATCTCTTTTAAATGCAGATTGCCGGAGCAATTGCCTTTGACGGATGAAAAGACGACCTACAAGTTTGTCACGAAACTTATTTTTGAAAATGGGACGGACAGTCTCGATCATGATGAAATCAGGGTTATACCACAATAGTATGTTCACACTCCAACGGGAAGCTGTCAAATCGGACTTCCCGTTTTTTATTATCTGGTAAACTTGGCTGTTAATTGCAGTTAGCAGGCACTCGCTTTCCGCTCCGATCAAAAGGTGTCAAAATTCAACACCAGGATTTATTACTTAGCCTTTTTATTATATAACTTGACTAACCGATTCAATCCACGATTTAGCCATTAGCAGATTACCGGTGGAAGTCATATGCACTCCATCTGTTGTTAAAGGGACTCTCTCATTGACGTGAAGCACTTCAGTAAACGCCTGGTGGGCCGGAACTAAAATTGCATTGTATTTCAATGCAAGGTCTTTTACCGTATTTATGTATGGAATGAGCTTCCTATTCCCTTCAGATTGAAGATCTTCTTCAATTACTGTAGGCTCCATTAAAATTAAACGAGCTTTTGTTTTTGCTGTTGCTTCGTCTAAAATTTGCTCATAGATTCTTCTGAAATCATCTGGCATCACCTGTTTCATACCTGGCTGATCGAGCTGTCTCCAGACGTCATTTATCCCAATTGAAATTGTAAGAAAATCGGGCTTCTCATTAATAACATCCTTTTCCCAGCGTGATGCAAGATCCGTCACTCGGTTGCCGCTAATTCCCCTGTTGCATACCTCGATTTTGGAGCCCAGCCCTTCTAATACATAATAATCTCTTATTAACCGCACATATCCATGACCCAGGTTCACAGGATCGGACTTCCGGCCGGAATCCGTAATACTGTCTCCGATAAAAACGATTTTTCCAACTGGCAAGTTTTTATGAACAAACACTGGCATTCGCTCCTTTTGATGCGATATAGTGTTAGCAATTGTATGATTATCATTTTATCATAACAGCCTGGAGGCATTCTCATGAAAACTTTTATCATTACAGGTACATCTAGAGGTCTTGGGGAAGAGCTGGCCTCTCAATTGCTGAATACAGCACATCACGTTATCTGTCTATCAAGATCAAAGAGTGAATTTCTCCAACAGAAAGCTGAAGAGAAAAAGGCTCCTTTCTTAGAAATTGAAGCAGATTTATCAAATGCAGAATCGATTCCGGATCTTATGGAACATATTTTCTCTTCCATTCGCTTTGAGAATCTGCAAGGCATCTATTTACTGAATAATGCCGGTACTGTACAGCCCGTTGTGCCAGCAGAGCTTGCATCAGCAGGTGAAATGGTACAGAATATCTCGGTTAACCTTATTGCTCCTATGGTATTAACCTCCGAATTTATTAAGAGAACGGCTGATATCCCTGCAGAAAAAAGAATTATGAATATTTCCTCAGGAGCAGCCAGGAAGTCCTATGAAGGCTGGAGCAGCTATTGCTCTTCTAAAGCCGGGCTAGATCATTTTTCACGCTGTATCGCTGAAGAACAAAAACAAAGAACAAATGGGATTAAATGTGTTTCCATTGCTCCGGGTGTCGTTGATACGAGTATGCAGGAGCACATACGCAGTTTAGAAGAAGGCAAATTTCCGCAGCAGAACCGATTTATAAAATTAAAGGAAGAAGGAAAGCTTTATTCGCCTTCTTTTGCCGCAGAGAAACTGCTGACGGTACTCTTTGACGATCATTTCGGAAGCGAAGTGATTATGGATATCCGTGATGCTTGAACCAACTTCTCTTAATAAAGGAAGTGAAAGGACATCATCCTTTTCCGAATGAAACAAAGAAAGAACCCGCTTACTTAATTTAGCGGGTTCTTTCTTCATTATTAGCTTTTTACCATCTTTACTGCACTTAATATTTGAATGGTCATGGCCCCATTTACTTCATCAACTGTCGAACGAATCAAGACAGGAAAATCCTTGCTGTTTTCAAATTTGAAATCCGGTCCGCCCCACGAAACCGTCGCATCCTTGTCTTTCGGTACATATCCAACCTGTTTGGAATGGTGATGCAGCTCAATAATTTCGAGTCCTGCATTTTCTACTGCGTTATAAAGTGTCGAGGATGTCTGGCAGATTCCTCCTCCAACCCCTTCTACAAACTCTTTATTTACGATTTCAAGAGCTTTTTGAAAGCCTCTTGCTTCCGTTCTTTCGCCAACGATTAAATTGTAGTAAAAGCGGTCTCCAGGACCAAGTACAATGTTATTAATCGCGTTTGATGACAATTTAATATTATGGACCCGGCCTTTAACCGCTGGATTAAAATCTGTTTTGTACTCACCGATTACCTGATTCGTAATCCCGCTGATGTCTTCTGCTTTCACATTCGGTACACTTTCTTCAATCGGAAGCGTAATTCGGCTTTCGTAAGCACTTAAATTTTGAAGCATGCCGGATGTTTTTTCTTCATCCAGGACCACTCTTTTCTGCCCGGCTGAAAATTGTCCGTTAGCACCTAACTTTGCCGGCACCATAGGCTGATCAATTTTCTTTGCTAGATCATCTGCGATTGAATCGGCATCTATATCACCATTCGAGGAATCATACGTATAAAGAACATCATTTGTTCTGGAATCAATTAACTCCACTTTGCGGCTGAAATCTTTCGCTTCAAGAACGGTCTCTTTTGTCATTAAATCTTCTGGCTTAGTTACTTCCACTGTGCCCCCCCCTGCTGCTGAACATCCTCCAGCAAACAATAGTCCTAACACAATGGCTGATTTTTTTAACAATTGCTCTCTCTCCCAATTCACTATTTATTTCTAGCTCCCCTATAAAACGTTTAAACCATGGAAAATGTTTCATATTTTAATAAAAAGCTTTAAAACTTGGCTGTTGACTGCAATTAGCACTCGGTCCCATATCCTTGTGCGGGCGGTGAGCCTCCCCTTCGCTTCGCGAGTGCGTGGACTCACCTGTCCCGCTGTTCAAAAGATCAA
The Metabacillus sp. FJAT-52054 genome window above contains:
- a CDS encoding (S)-benzoin forming benzil reductase, whose amino-acid sequence is MKTFIITGTSRGLGEELASQLLNTAHHVICLSRSKSEFLQQKAEEKKAPFLEIEADLSNAESIPDLMEHIFSSIRFENLQGIYLLNNAGTVQPVVPAELASAGEMVQNISVNLIAPMVLTSEFIKRTADIPAEKRIMNISSGAARKSYEGWSSYCSSKAGLDHFSRCIAEEQKQRTNGIKCVSIAPGVVDTSMQEHIRSLEEGKFPQQNRFIKLKEEGKLYSPSFAAEKLLTVLFDDHFGSEVIMDIRDA
- a CDS encoding VanW family protein → MEVTKPEDLMTKETVLEAKDFSRKVELIDSRTNDVLYTYDSSNGDIDADSIADDLAKKIDQPMVPAKLGANGQFSAGQKRVVLDEEKTSGMLQNLSAYESRITLPIEESVPNVKAEDISGITNQVIGEYKTDFNPAVKGRVHNIKLSSNAINNIVLGPGDRFYYNLIVGERTEARGFQKALEIVNKEFVEGVGGGICQTSSTLYNAVENAGLEIIELHHHSKQVGYVPKDKDATVSWGGPDFKFENSKDFPVLIRSTVDEVNGAMTIQILSAVKMVKS
- a CDS encoding SGNH/GDSL hydrolase family protein, with the protein product MPVFVHKNLPVGKIVFIGDSITDSGRKSDPVNLGHGYVRLIRDYYVLEGLGSKIEVCNRGISGNRVTDLASRWEKDVINEKPDFLTISIGINDVWRQLDQPGMKQVMPDDFRRIYEQILDEATAKTKARLILMEPTVIEEDLQSEGNRKLIPYINTVKDLALKYNAILVPAHQAFTEVLHVNERVPLTTDGVHMTSTGNLLMAKSWIESVSQVI